The nucleotide sequence ATCTGATCGTACGCCCGGTCGAGCAGGTCGCGCAGCTCCGTGACCGAGGGGTGGTCGTCGTGCTGGTAGGGGAACGAGCGATCGGCGAGCACGCCCTCGGCGTACTCGCGGCGCTCGGTCCGATCGATCGGGGTGTACGGCTCCGAGGGCGTCCCCGTGTCGAGGTCGAACGACGCCTCGCTGTTGAGCAGGATCGGGTCGGCGCCGAGATCGCTTCCGACGAACTGCCAGAACACCTCGTTCCGCGTGGGCGCGGCGACGTACTGGTTCCGGTCGGCGAGATCCCCCGCGAGCACGTAGCTGCCGCCGAAGGGGACGAAGTAGTCGGGGTCGAGCGCGTCGACGAGCGCCTCGGCCTCCCGATAGATCCGACCGATGACCGCCTCCCGGGCCCGGAGCTTCTCCTCGTGGCTGTAGTCCGTGACACACTGGGGGTAGCAGTTCGACGCCGCGGACGGCAGCGTGAGGAGGTCGACCGAGTCGTACCGGTCAGCGATAGTCGACCGTGCCCGGTCGGCAGGGGGCCACTGGCTGTCGGTGGCGTGGACCAGCACCGTCTCGCCGTCGTCGAACACCGCCGTCGGTGGGTTGGCGCGCTCGGTCGGCGGCTCCGGCCGCCAGCCGGGGGCAGCGTGGTCGCCCCCCGTCCGGGAGTCGTCGCCCGCCCCATCGAAGAGGGTGACGTGGAGGTCGTCCGTGAGGTGGGTCCGGTCGTCGTGAGCGAGTTCGATGGTCTCGAACCCCAGTTCTTCGACGGCTCGCGCCAGCCGCGACGCGTCCTCCGGGACCAACACCGGCGTGTCGGTGTCCAGCCGTCGCATCGTCGGCCGGTGGAACTGGTCGGGGTCGTCGTGGGAGACGTAGATGTAGTCGACGTCGGCGTACGCGTCGGGCTCGAACTCGAGCGGCGGGTAGTGGGCCCACGCGCCGTAGAACGCCCCGTCCAGCAGCCACGGGTCACAGAGCACCTCGGTCCCCTCGTCCTCGACCACCACCGTCGACGACGCCAGATAGCTGAGTCGCATACCCGGCACCACCGGTGTGCAACACTTTGTTAGGCACCGGTTCACCCGACTGCGCCGGCTGACGGTCCGCAGTCCTGCCGCCGTAGCCCCTGATTTCGAGCGTCCCACGCCGCGCCGGCGCAACCGGGAAGAACTGGCCCGTCGAGGCCGTTCGCCCGCGGAAAGCTGCCTCTTACATTATGCTCGTCTCACCTGTGTCGGCCCGGAGATGCACTACTCAACAATCCAGTCGACGGCCCGAGCCCTATCGGTCGTCGTGGTCGCCCTACTCGTCGTGACGGCGGGACTACCCGCCCTCGCGACCGCCACGCCGGCCCAGGCTGACCCGGCTCGACCGCTCGACGACTGCGGCACGATCGACGAACCGGGCGAGTACGTTCTCGAGGGAAACGTCACCGCGACGGACGGGACCTGCTTCGAACT is from Halolamina sp. CBA1230 and encodes:
- a CDS encoding MBL fold metallo-hydrolase, producing MRLSYLASSTVVVEDEGTEVLCDPWLLDGAFYGAWAHYPPLEFEPDAYADVDYIYVSHDDPDQFHRPTMRRLDTDTPVLVPEDASRLARAVEELGFETIELAHDDRTHLTDDLHVTLFDGAGDDSRTGGDHAAPGWRPEPPTERANPPTAVFDDGETVLVHATDSQWPPADRARSTIADRYDSVDLLTLPSAASNCYPQCVTDYSHEEKLRAREAVIGRIYREAEALVDALDPDYFVPFGGSYVLAGDLADRNQYVAAPTRNEVFWQFVGSDLGADPILLNSEASFDLDTGTPSEPYTPIDRTERREYAEGVLADRSFPYQHDDHPSVTELRDLLDRAYDQMEETRRTIGWESDTRVVLDLADDVVAALSLAGDGYEITSAGAVETGDAVRFSMDDRLLARILRGEARFDHAQVGSHVEIRQRPAAGDQPLSAIVSALRA